The Tenacibaculum sp. MAR_2010_89 sequence TAATCTCTCTTTCAACTTTTGTTTCTTCAGAAGGTTTAGTACAGTATCTTTTATAGTTATGAAACCCTTTAAATAAGTTTGCTCCTTTTTTCATTAATTCAATGTTTAGGTCTACTAATATCCCTGTAAGAAATGGAGCACAATAAGGATGATTTTTCTCTCCAAAAGAAAAATAATATCGATATTCTTTAACTTTACTATGTTGAATAATATTAAACGACTCGTCTAATATTGGTTCAATTGATAGTGCTCTAATGTCCGATGGTGAATTTTTATTAAAACTTTTAATAAATTCATCTTCTTCAAGTTTTTTATCAATAAATAGCTGGAAATGGTAATCAGTAGCCGATACTTTTGCATCGGTTCTTCCTACTCCAACAGATTTATTTCTAACCCCTTTACAAACAAATTTTAATGTTTTGTCAATTGCCCAATGTACTGTTTTTAAATTTGGCTGCTTTTGCCAACCATGAAAACGAAAACCAAGGTATTGAACATTTATTAAATATGAGCACGTGTAATTCATAGTTTACAAATCTACATCAAACACACCCAAATATAAAATTACATTTTTATCACAAAAAACATTAAAAAACAAATAATAACACATTAAAAAGATCAAAAACAAAAATAAAAATAAACAAAAACTTACAAATTAGTGTTTTTATTGATAATAATTCATTTTTATGATATTCGTGATTTTTCTACTCTTTTTTGAGTAGTCTGAATTTTAAAACACTTCTAAACACCACTATTTAATATATTGTTATTTAAAAGGGTGTTTTTTTAATTCATCCCTTAATCATGAAAACGTTTTCGCTAAACACAACCCCACTAACCATTTGTTTTTTAAGTAGTTTTATTAGAGATTTGTAGAGTAACGAACTAATATTTTAATACTCTGAAAACATATTTAACACATATACCATACATCTATTTAAAAAATATTAAGCATAATTTTTTTTATTTTTTATCACAAAAACCATTATTTAAAAACGTATGCTTTATTAAATATTTAGAAAGAAAGAGGACTTTCTTTTTTAGCCATTATAACAATATTGATAAACAATCTAAGTTTATCCAAGCTTCTGTTAAATTTCGGAATAAATATACCATCGTAGAGTAATTAACTAACCTTGAGTTAGTGTCTAGTAAATTTTAAAATTACATCATTAATGTTTAGTCTTTTATACTAAGCAAGCAACAAGTATTGACTATTAACAACCTAAATAATCATTATTTAATGAAAAAAATAGAAGCCATAATTCGAAAATCAAAATTCCATCAAGTTAAAGAAGCTTTACATAACATTGGTGTTAACTTTTTCTCTTATTGGGATGTAACTGGACTAGGAAATGAAAAAGAAGGTCACGTTTATAGAGGTGTCTCTTTTAGCACTAGCGACATTCAAAGAAGATATTTATCAATTGTAGTTAATGATGAATTTAAAGAACCCGCAATACAAGCAATTTTATCAGCTGCTGCATCTGGTGAAGTTGGAGATGGTAAAATATTTGTTTCTAGCATTGAAGAAAGCTACCGCATACGAACTGGTGAAAAAGGAAATAACACTTTAAATTAAAAAATAAAACATGGATATACTTACTGTAAATAATTTATGGATGATGATTTGTACTGCCCTTGTTTTTATTATGCACTTAGGCTTTACTTTTTTAGAAATTGGACTTACCAGACAAAAAAACACT is a genomic window containing:
- a CDS encoding tRNA pseudouridine synthase A, which codes for MNYTCSYLINVQYLGFRFHGWQKQPNLKTVHWAIDKTLKFVCKGVRNKSVGVGRTDAKVSATDYHFQLFIDKKLEEDEFIKSFNKNSPSDIRALSIEPILDESFNIIQHSKVKEYRYYFSFGEKNHPYCAPFLTGILVDLNIELMKKGANLFKGFHNYKRYCTKPSEETKVEREIIECNIEENTELTASFFPETSYVLIVRGEGFLRNQIRLIMGALFELGKENYDLEFIEKSLNPKSDIEFLKTIAPSSGLHLHKIEFKH
- a CDS encoding P-II family nitrogen regulator, coding for MKKIEAIIRKSKFHQVKEALHNIGVNFFSYWDVTGLGNEKEGHVYRGVSFSTSDIQRRYLSIVVNDEFKEPAIQAILSAAASGEVGDGKIFVSSIEESYRIRTGEKGNNTLN